A stretch of Paenibacillus sp. URB8-2 DNA encodes these proteins:
- a CDS encoding FAD-dependent oxidoreductase has protein sequence MNEAFDAVVVGAGPAGSAAALKLAQAGLKVVLLERGEFPGAKNVFGGVLYRKQIEDLVPEFWKEKNAPIERSIVEQRMWMMGKESYTTFSHRNEAFKEPMNCFTGLRVKFDQWLAGKAVEAGAIPVYETTAVELLRHGDRVVGVRTDRDDGDLYANVVVIADGVNSLLGKSLGVHRGWKPDQVSLVVKEMIALPKEKIEDRFNVEGDEGVTVEFMGETSLGMAGMGFLYTNKESISLGIGVMVNDLTQRGIKPYELLDSVKQHPVIRKLIQGGERKEYAAHLIPEGGFRSIPALSGNGWCLAGDAAQLVNFVHREGTNLAMKSGELAATAIIEATNQGDFSAQSLGRYDEAMRASFIMKDLKKYKGMHQLMKDYDSTLLFDKIPQAINQAAFQMFSVDGVAKEEKQKQAIRLVKEAAGGTLNLVKLGIKGWRATNG, from the coding sequence TTGAACGAAGCATTTGACGCGGTTGTGGTGGGGGCTGGTCCGGCAGGATCAGCTGCGGCTCTTAAATTGGCCCAAGCGGGGCTAAAGGTGGTATTGCTTGAACGGGGAGAGTTCCCAGGTGCAAAAAATGTATTTGGCGGCGTCTTGTATCGCAAACAAATTGAAGATCTTGTCCCTGAATTCTGGAAAGAAAAGAACGCTCCAATTGAACGCTCAATTGTTGAGCAGCGAATGTGGATGATGGGTAAGGAGTCGTACACTACATTCAGTCACCGAAATGAAGCTTTCAAAGAACCGATGAACTGCTTCACTGGCTTGCGGGTAAAATTCGATCAATGGCTCGCGGGAAAAGCTGTTGAAGCCGGCGCCATTCCGGTTTATGAGACGACGGCAGTAGAACTCCTGCGGCACGGAGATCGGGTTGTCGGTGTGCGAACAGACCGTGACGACGGGGATCTTTATGCGAATGTCGTCGTCATTGCGGACGGAGTCAACTCTTTACTTGGCAAATCGCTTGGCGTGCATCGAGGCTGGAAACCGGATCAAGTATCTCTCGTTGTAAAAGAGATGATCGCTCTTCCCAAGGAAAAGATTGAGGATCGGTTCAACGTCGAAGGGGATGAAGGCGTCACTGTTGAGTTTATGGGAGAGACTTCTCTTGGCATGGCCGGTATGGGATTCCTTTATACGAACAAAGAATCGATTTCGCTGGGCATCGGCGTGATGGTGAATGATTTGACCCAAAGGGGGATCAAACCTTACGAGCTGCTGGATTCTGTGAAACAACATCCGGTTATCCGAAAGTTGATTCAAGGCGGAGAAAGAAAGGAATACGCAGCGCATCTTATTCCCGAGGGTGGATTCCGTTCCATACCGGCTTTATCCGGCAATGGCTGGTGCCTTGCAGGGGATGCGGCACAGTTAGTTAATTTTGTTCATCGGGAAGGCACCAACTTGGCAATGAAGTCCGGTGAATTGGCCGCAACGGCAATCATTGAAGCGACAAATCAAGGAGATTTTTCTGCACAATCTTTGGGACGCTATGATGAGGCCATGCGAGCTTCTTTTATAATGAAGGATTTGAAAAAATACAAGGGCATGCACCAGCTTATGAAAGATTACGATTCGACTTTGTTGTTTGATAAAATACCGCAGGCTATTAACCAAGCAGCCTTCCAAATGTTTTCTGTGGATGGGGTTGCGAAAGAGGAAAAACAAAAACAAGCCATCCGGCTCGTAAAGGAAGCTGCCGGCGGCACACTTAATCTGGTGAAACTGGGGATCAAGGGATGGAGGGCGACCAACGGATGA
- a CDS encoding methyl-accepting chemotaxis protein, giving the protein MKLSLKLIVLFSALILLVTVSMGAYAIVSMSSQVAHIAEKKLVSNESIATALINEKYPGDWEIRDGKLFKGNTQIDGNDKVVQSIGNLTGDTIVIYKGDMSVATSSDRQSNMDKLETELEKTILTQGKSYVGQSHDNNEMSLYEPIKDKRGQVIGAFHIGMDKEMYDHASASFRNSMLLFALAGLLIAIVTSAYISSRLVRPLIQITQVVGQVSTGQLNVEELPIKSKDELGKLGRAVNEMIRGLQTLITKVQQASEQVAIASHSVSNHTIHISESASQADVSIRQVAAGAENQAQGTDESAKAVEEVAESIQNIAETSSHVAYASGEMVQQAELGNHSVKTAIDEINQLNVSAHRVADKIAELSQKSDSIGSIATVISEISAQTNLLALNAAIEAARAGEQGRGFTIVAGEVKKLAEQAERSAQEITSLIETVQETTQEAVEAMSTGLEQLEKGVRVIQHAGEAFERILESARFVAGRNQEVSAVTQEISAGTEEISASILTVADIAEGTLSNVQIIVDASQSQVHSMNEITDATGTMLRSVEEMKNAISLFRV; this is encoded by the coding sequence ATGAAACTCTCGCTGAAACTTATTGTTTTATTTTCCGCCTTGATTTTACTGGTAACCGTATCCATGGGGGCTTACGCCATTGTTAGCATGAGTTCGCAGGTCGCTCATATCGCAGAGAAAAAGCTGGTTTCAAACGAATCCATCGCTACCGCCTTAATCAACGAGAAATATCCAGGGGACTGGGAGATTAGAGATGGAAAATTATTTAAGGGGAATACCCAAATCGACGGCAATGATAAAGTAGTCCAGTCGATTGGTAACCTTACAGGAGATACAATTGTCATTTATAAAGGAGATATGAGCGTTGCTACGTCTTCGGATCGCCAAAGCAATATGGACAAGCTTGAGACGGAATTAGAAAAGACCATTCTGACGCAAGGGAAGTCCTATGTCGGACAATCTCATGACAATAATGAAATGTCTTTATATGAACCAATTAAGGATAAAAGAGGGCAAGTCATAGGAGCCTTCCACATTGGAATGGATAAGGAAATGTATGACCACGCTTCCGCAAGTTTCAGAAATAGCATGCTTTTGTTTGCTTTAGCGGGATTATTGATTGCAATTGTAACTTCTGCTTATATATCGTCTCGTTTAGTGCGACCACTCATACAAATTACTCAAGTGGTAGGTCAGGTATCAACCGGACAATTAAATGTAGAGGAGCTTCCTATTAAGTCAAAAGATGAGCTTGGTAAGCTGGGACGAGCTGTCAATGAAATGATTCGGGGACTGCAAACATTGATCACAAAAGTGCAGCAAGCATCTGAGCAGGTCGCCATTGCTTCCCATTCAGTATCCAATCACACCATACATATTTCAGAGTCGGCGAGTCAAGCTGATGTTTCCATTCGGCAGGTGGCTGCAGGAGCTGAGAATCAAGCACAGGGAACAGACGAGAGCGCGAAGGCAGTCGAAGAAGTCGCTGAAAGCATACAAAATATAGCTGAAACCTCATCTCATGTTGCCTATGCATCCGGTGAAATGGTTCAGCAGGCTGAACTGGGGAACCACTCTGTGAAAACAGCCATTGATGAAATCAATCAACTAAACGTTTCAGCCCACAGAGTTGCGGACAAGATTGCCGAATTGAGCCAGAAATCGGACAGCATTGGAAGTATTGCCACTGTCATTAGCGAAATTTCAGCACAGACCAATCTCTTGGCACTTAATGCTGCCATTGAAGCTGCGCGTGCGGGAGAGCAGGGTAGGGGGTTTACCATTGTTGCGGGCGAAGTGAAGAAGCTTGCGGAGCAAGCGGAACGATCGGCCCAAGAAATCACGTCCTTGATCGAAACGGTTCAAGAAACAACCCAGGAGGCGGTTGAAGCCATGAGTACCGGTCTGGAGCAATTGGAAAAAGGAGTGAGGGTTATTCAACATGCTGGAGAAGCCTTTGAACGTATTTTGGAGTCTGCCCGTTTCGTGGCCGGTCGGAATCAAGAGGTTTCTGCCGTAACACAAGAAATATCTGCGGGTACGGAAGAAATATCGGCTTCCATTTTAACAGTTGCGGACATTGCAGAGGGTACTTTATCGAATGTGCAAATCATTGTTGATGCCTCTCAATCCCAGGTTCACTCGATGAATGAAATAACTGATGCTACGGGAACCATGCTCCGTTCAGTGGAAGAAATGAAAAACGCGATCAGCTTATTCCGAGTTTAG
- the copZ gene encoding copper chaperone CopZ: MTNAIFKVNGMSCNHCVHSIEGAVNKLPGVEWVKVSLAEGEVRVEFKDAGVTLENIKETIEDQGYNVL, translated from the coding sequence ATGACAAACGCGATTTTCAAAGTAAATGGGATGTCCTGCAATCATTGCGTTCATTCCATTGAAGGGGCTGTAAACAAACTTCCCGGTGTAGAATGGGTGAAGGTGAGCCTGGCCGAAGGCGAAGTAAGGGTAGAGTTCAAGGATGCCGGGGTTACCCTGGAGAACATTAAGGAAACGATTGAGGATCAAGGATATAACGTATTGTAA
- a CDS encoding electron transfer flavoprotein subunit beta/FixA family protein, whose translation MLHIVVCVKQVPDSREIRIDSKTNSLIRQGVPSIVNFYDMHGLEEALRIKDSLGARVTVITMGPPPAEKALKECISLGADEAVLVTDRGFAGADTLATSYVLGAAIHKVESQWGQADLIFCGKQTIDGDTGQVGPGIACRLNVEQLTYVNKIVSLENKEKLIRVQRHLEDGIEIVETKLPVLMTVLKDMNKIRRASLPGMIRGARYKPIVWTAADFPELDRSKMGLKGSPTTVGKTWVPEVKKSSGETISADMPQDISKLALDKIWETKIPQQMGWL comes from the coding sequence TTGTTACATATCGTTGTATGTGTGAAACAAGTCCCGGACAGTAGAGAAATCCGGATCGATTCCAAGACAAATTCGCTCATTCGTCAAGGAGTCCCGAGCATCGTTAATTTTTATGATATGCACGGTTTGGAGGAGGCACTCCGCATCAAGGATTCCCTTGGGGCGAGAGTCACCGTCATTACGATGGGGCCGCCCCCTGCTGAAAAAGCGCTCAAAGAATGTATATCGCTTGGCGCGGACGAAGCCGTTCTGGTAACGGATAGAGGATTTGCCGGTGCGGATACCCTCGCCACTTCATATGTGCTTGGGGCAGCAATCCATAAGGTAGAATCCCAATGGGGACAGGCAGACTTGATCTTCTGTGGCAAACAAACCATTGACGGAGATACCGGTCAGGTCGGTCCGGGCATTGCCTGCCGGTTAAATGTTGAACAGCTGACGTACGTTAACAAAATCGTCAGTCTGGAGAACAAGGAGAAACTCATCCGGGTTCAGCGCCATCTGGAAGACGGCATCGAGATTGTTGAAACAAAACTGCCGGTTCTTATGACCGTTTTAAAGGACATGAACAAAATTCGGCGAGCATCCCTGCCAGGGATGATTCGCGGAGCCCGATACAAACCCATCGTTTGGACAGCGGCGGACTTCCCTGAACTGGATCGCTCCAAGATGGGGCTTAAGGGTTCGCCAACAACAGTGGGCAAGACGTGGGTTCCCGAAGTCAAGAAATCCAGTGGAGAGACAATCAGCGCAGACATGCCACAGGATATTAGTAAGCTTGCCTTAGATAAAATATGGGAAACGAAAATACCGCAGCAAATGGGATGGTTGTAA
- a CDS encoding DUF2933 domain-containing protein has product MEEYTMSCCGNHNHNNHQKGQHGQHDHHGGKNNSHKWMMIICVLPIALAAIFFLTKGFNGSVSNYVPLFLLLLCPLSHLVMMPLMNKKRGNHNTK; this is encoded by the coding sequence ATGGAGGAATATACGATGAGCTGCTGCGGAAACCATAATCATAACAATCATCAAAAGGGTCAACACGGTCAACATGATCATCACGGTGGAAAGAACAATTCACATAAGTGGATGATGATCATTTGTGTGTTACCCATCGCTTTGGCGGCGATTTTCTTTTTAACCAAGGGATTTAACGGATCGGTAAGCAATTACGTACCTTTATTCCTGCTTCTGTTATGTCCGCTCTCCCACTTGGTTATGATGCCGTTGATGAATAAAAAGAGAGGGAATCATAATACCAAGTGA
- a CDS encoding DUF2933 domain-containing protein, with the protein MNLSLLLLLICPLMMVSMMFGMKGKHGRSAHSKQSETDWTLHVDYNELKVQNEMLKKEIQSLSK; encoded by the coding sequence ATGAATCTGTCATTGCTGTTGTTGTTAATTTGTCCGTTGATGATGGTCTCAATGATGTTTGGCATGAAGGGAAAGCATGGGCGTTCTGCACATTCCAAACAGTCAGAAACGGATTGGACGCTTCATGTAGACTATAATGAGCTGAAAGTGCAAAATGAAATGTTGAAAAAAGAAATTCAAAGTTTATCTAAATGA
- a CDS encoding ferredoxin, which yields MGKYAVVKKDSCIACGSCGSIAPDIFDFDSDGIAEVIFEGDDNRGVTAIPENLQEELQEAAESCPTECIQHAEAPFA from the coding sequence ATGGGAAAATATGCTGTTGTAAAAAAAGACTCATGTATTGCTTGCGGGTCTTGTGGTTCCATTGCACCGGATATTTTTGATTTCGATAGTGATGGTATTGCTGAAGTTATTTTTGAAGGTGACGATAATCGAGGAGTAACCGCAATTCCGGAAAATTTACAAGAAGAACTGCAAGAAGCCGCTGAAAGCTGTCCAACTGAATGTATCCAGCATGCTGAGGCCCCTTTTGCTTAA
- a CDS encoding copper-translocating P-type ATPase, giving the protein MYKGPHKHHMLHSKMEHPPGQPMHDNHQKGMHHSHHPKESLENHHTHGVDKHAGHHVGDFRKRFYISLLFTIPIMLLSPMIQMFLGVSWRFPYDTFLLFLLSSFVFFFGGKPFLVGAYREVTLKSPGMMTLIALAIVVAYFYSSLILTGLTEVDFFWELATLIDIMLLGHWLEMKSILGASDALEALVKLIPSEAHLITETGDVKEVSVSVLKAEQTILIKPGERVPVDGVIVKGESSLDESMLTGESMPIVKNPGDRLIGGSINGEGALTITVTNSGEKGYLSQVISLVKEAQESKSKTQNLSDRAAKWLFYIALSAGLVTLVVWLMLGYSFNFALERMVTVMIIACPHALGLAIPLVVSTTTSIAAKKGLLIRNRTSFEEAHKLNAVVFDKTGTLTEGKFGITEILPAKRFTESEILSLASSLESQSEHPISKGFTEEVKRRNLKVNDPQSFEAMTGKGLRGIVNGMNIKVVSPGYMKSEDIDYPSEDYNMLSLQGKTVVFILVNEEFAGMIALADRVKESAKDAISKLNIAGIKPMMLTGDNKRVAEWVGESLHLDEIYAEVLPHEKAEKITEIQHKGLKVAMTGDGVNDAPALAKADLGIAVGAGTDVAIETADIVLVRSDPEDVVSIIELSRRAYQKMIQNLWWATGYNIIAIPLAAGLFYKAGIVLGPAVGAALMSFSTIVVAINAKLLRA; this is encoded by the coding sequence ATGTATAAAGGCCCTCACAAACACCATATGCTTCATTCAAAAATGGAACATCCTCCTGGTCAACCCATGCATGATAATCACCAGAAAGGAATGCATCATAGTCATCACCCTAAAGAAAGCCTTGAAAATCATCATACACATGGCGTTGATAAGCATGCGGGTCATCATGTCGGTGATTTTAGAAAGAGGTTCTATATATCACTATTGTTTACAATACCCATTATGCTCTTATCCCCAATGATCCAAATGTTTTTAGGTGTATCATGGCGTTTTCCTTATGATACATTTCTCCTGTTTCTTCTTTCCTCGTTCGTGTTCTTCTTTGGGGGTAAACCTTTTTTAGTTGGCGCATACCGTGAAGTGACTCTAAAAAGCCCGGGTATGATGACATTAATTGCACTAGCTATTGTTGTAGCTTATTTTTATAGTTCATTAATTCTTACGGGATTAACTGAAGTTGATTTCTTTTGGGAATTAGCGACTCTAATAGACATAATGCTACTGGGACACTGGTTGGAAATGAAATCCATCCTAGGCGCATCTGATGCACTTGAGGCATTGGTCAAGCTCATACCTTCTGAAGCACACCTCATCACGGAAACGGGAGACGTCAAAGAAGTGAGTGTATCGGTGTTAAAAGCAGAACAAACCATTTTGATTAAACCCGGCGAGCGAGTTCCGGTCGACGGCGTTATCGTAAAAGGAGAATCGTCTCTTGATGAATCCATGCTGACCGGTGAATCCATGCCAATTGTTAAAAATCCCGGAGACCGTCTCATTGGAGGATCTATTAATGGCGAAGGCGCTCTAACTATAACGGTTACTAACAGCGGAGAAAAAGGCTATCTCTCACAAGTAATTTCTTTAGTTAAAGAAGCTCAAGAGTCAAAATCCAAAACGCAAAACTTATCTGATCGCGCTGCAAAATGGCTGTTTTATATAGCTCTTAGTGCTGGTCTGGTAACTCTTGTGGTATGGTTAATGCTGGGTTATAGTTTTAATTTTGCGTTGGAACGTATGGTTACGGTTATGATAATCGCTTGTCCTCATGCCTTGGGATTGGCAATTCCACTAGTTGTTTCTACAACCACTTCTATAGCAGCTAAAAAAGGCCTTCTAATTCGCAACCGTACCTCCTTCGAGGAAGCACACAAACTAAATGCCGTTGTATTTGATAAAACAGGAACACTAACAGAAGGTAAATTTGGCATTACCGAGATATTGCCCGCCAAAAGGTTTACCGAGAGTGAAATTCTCAGTCTGGCCAGCTCTCTTGAATCACAGTCAGAACATCCAATTTCGAAAGGATTTACAGAAGAAGTAAAAAGGCGAAATCTTAAAGTTAATGACCCGCAATCTTTCGAGGCGATGACAGGAAAAGGGCTAAGGGGTATTGTCAACGGAATGAATATAAAAGTTGTTAGCCCAGGTTATATGAAATCCGAGGATATAGACTATCCCTCTGAAGACTATAACATGCTTTCTCTTCAAGGAAAGACCGTAGTTTTCATTTTAGTTAATGAAGAATTTGCAGGCATGATCGCGTTGGCGGATAGAGTTAAAGAAAGTGCCAAAGACGCCATTAGCAAGCTAAATATTGCGGGTATTAAACCTATGATGTTGACCGGTGATAATAAACGTGTAGCAGAATGGGTCGGTGAAAGTCTGCATTTAGACGAAATCTATGCAGAAGTTCTTCCTCACGAGAAAGCCGAGAAAATTACCGAGATCCAACACAAAGGTCTTAAGGTCGCTATGACAGGAGATGGTGTTAACGATGCCCCTGCATTGGCGAAAGCAGATTTGGGTATAGCAGTGGGTGCAGGAACGGATGTCGCTATTGAAACAGCGGATATTGTGTTGGTTCGAAGCGACCCTGAGGATGTAGTTTCAATTATTGAACTATCCAGGAGGGCTTATCAGAAAATGATCCAAAATCTTTGGTGGGCAACTGGATATAATATAATTGCCATTCCGCTGGCAGCCGGCTTATTTTATAAAGCAGGTATTGTTTTGGGACCGGCAGTCGGGGCCGCACTTATGTCTTTTAGCACTATTGTAGTAGCTATAAATGCCAAGCTGCTTAGAGCGTAA
- a CDS encoding 2-oxoacid:acceptor oxidoreductase family protein, translating to MSILPKKNELGFFEIRLESIGGLGANLAGKMLAEAGVLGLGLNGSNFSSYGSEKKGSPVKAFVRFCEADVEIRDHSPIEEPHVVGIFHEALYKTVNVVNGVKPDSIVLVNTTRDFDEVRRDLKLEYGTLAIVDATGIAVEEKTKANTSMLGALYRICEFLNPDGMKDVIRKTFEKKYPHLVEPNINTFNRGYNEVKFKTYEAPEGAQGKTFIRSKTEYGYETQEIGGVLIAQANTILKDLSGSRQGWLPEFHEDKCISCAACDNVCPDLCFVWEEAPDKKGRPQMFLRGIDYKYCKGCLKCVDACPTQALTDLREEVGYAEAHTVTQKFPYTAGGVN from the coding sequence ATGTCTATTTTACCAAAAAAGAATGAACTCGGATTTTTTGAGATTCGCCTGGAATCAATCGGTGGTCTGGGGGCGAATCTTGCGGGCAAAATGCTAGCGGAAGCCGGGGTGCTCGGGCTCGGTTTGAATGGCTCCAATTTCTCGTCTTACGGCTCCGAAAAGAAAGGTTCTCCGGTTAAGGCGTTCGTTCGTTTTTGCGAAGCTGATGTGGAAATTCGCGACCACAGCCCGATTGAGGAACCGCATGTTGTCGGAATCTTCCATGAAGCTCTTTACAAAACCGTCAATGTCGTAAACGGCGTGAAGCCTGACAGCATCGTACTCGTCAATACGACCCGTGATTTTGATGAAGTGAGACGCGATCTGAAGCTTGAATACGGTACGCTGGCGATCGTAGATGCGACAGGTATTGCGGTGGAAGAGAAGACGAAAGCCAATACCTCAATGCTGGGTGCGCTGTACCGAATTTGCGAATTTTTGAACCCAGATGGCATGAAGGACGTTATCCGCAAAACGTTTGAGAAGAAATACCCCCATTTGGTCGAACCGAATATCAACACCTTTAACCGTGGTTATAATGAAGTGAAGTTTAAGACGTACGAAGCTCCCGAAGGGGCGCAAGGCAAAACGTTCATCCGTTCGAAAACCGAATACGGTTACGAAACGCAAGAAATCGGCGGCGTACTGATCGCCCAAGCCAACACGATATTGAAAGACTTGAGTGGCTCCCGTCAAGGCTGGCTGCCTGAGTTCCATGAAGATAAATGCATCAGCTGCGCGGCTTGCGACAATGTTTGCCCTGACTTATGCTTTGTTTGGGAAGAAGCTCCCGACAAGAAAGGCCGTCCGCAAATGTTCCTGCGTGGCATTGATTATAAATACTGCAAAGGCTGTCTGAAATGCGTCGATGCATGCCCGACCCAAGCACTCACCGATCTACGCGAAGAAGTCGGTTATGCCGAAGCTCACACCGTAACGCAAAAATTTCCTTATACAGCAGGAGGGGTTAACTAA
- a CDS encoding electron transfer flavoprotein subunit alpha/FixB family protein — translation MAVEQLQKQPATDISQYEGILVVVEQREGKAKKVSWQLLGQGRRMADKLGAPLIALVIGHQVEHLAQEAIAYGAEKVYICDHEYLKDYRTKPYSKVCLNVFALAKPEIVLYGATATGRDLAGAIATHLPTGLTADCTELDVEPNPSRLLLASRPAFSEKMMATILCKKYRPQMATARPGVFQALLPDQTRTGDVINVPFHLESGETATRIIDFISDTNSVNLEEADIIVAGGRGLGGPDALKLLQDLADALDGTVGASRAAVDAGWVKHERQIGQTGHTVRSKLIIAAGISGAVQFTVGMQHSDLIIAINKDPDAPIFQVAQYGIVGDLFEILPAMTVEAKKRRGMA, via the coding sequence ATGGCAGTCGAGCAATTGCAAAAACAACCCGCAACGGATATTTCACAATATGAAGGGATCCTCGTTGTAGTGGAGCAGCGAGAGGGGAAAGCAAAGAAAGTGTCTTGGCAGCTCCTTGGTCAAGGAAGAAGAATGGCGGACAAGCTTGGAGCTCCTTTAATAGCGCTTGTTATTGGCCATCAAGTGGAACATTTGGCACAAGAGGCAATTGCTTATGGTGCAGAAAAAGTTTATATTTGCGACCACGAGTATTTGAAGGATTACCGGACTAAACCTTACAGTAAGGTTTGCCTTAATGTTTTCGCTCTGGCAAAACCCGAAATCGTCTTGTACGGCGCTACAGCAACGGGGAGAGATTTGGCGGGCGCAATTGCCACACACCTGCCAACGGGATTGACAGCGGATTGCACCGAGCTGGATGTGGAGCCGAACCCTTCCCGTTTACTTCTGGCAAGCCGCCCTGCGTTTTCAGAGAAAATGATGGCAACCATTCTCTGTAAAAAGTATCGCCCTCAGATGGCAACAGCAAGACCGGGCGTCTTCCAAGCATTACTGCCGGACCAAACAAGAACGGGAGATGTCATAAATGTGCCGTTTCATCTTGAATCCGGGGAGACGGCCACTCGAATTATTGATTTTATTTCCGATACCAACAGTGTCAATCTAGAGGAGGCGGACATCATCGTTGCTGGAGGAAGGGGCTTGGGTGGACCGGATGCTCTCAAGCTTCTTCAAGATTTAGCCGATGCTTTAGACGGAACGGTTGGTGCTTCAAGGGCGGCAGTAGATGCCGGTTGGGTCAAGCACGAGCGTCAAATCGGTCAAACAGGCCATACGGTTCGATCAAAACTCATCATTGCCGCAGGGATTTCAGGAGCGGTTCAGTTTACAGTGGGGATGCAACATTCCGATTTGATTATTGCCATTAATAAAGATCCGGATGCCCCGATATTTCAGGTTGCGCAATACGGAATCGTAGGAGACTTGTTCGAAATCTTGCCTGCGATGACGGTAGAAGCAAAGAAAAGGAGGGGTATGGCTTGA
- a CDS encoding YidH family protein, producing MNLEKTVDSKYIQQHLANERTFLAWVRTAIAIVGLGFLSAGIVFRSTPYEHIGHTIAAVVGISAVFLGIMILGMATKDYFRKRIGINKEMFRAPTTEIRVVFVGLGFIGIFLTVLVIVLLLY from the coding sequence ATGAATTTGGAAAAAACAGTGGATTCAAAATATATACAGCAGCATTTGGCTAATGAGAGAACATTTTTGGCATGGGTCCGAACGGCCATTGCTATTGTTGGATTAGGATTTTTGTCAGCAGGAATCGTTTTTCGTTCTACACCCTATGAGCATATTGGTCATACGATAGCGGCGGTTGTTGGAATTAGTGCTGTTTTTCTCGGTATCATGATTCTGGGGATGGCAACAAAGGATTATTTCAGAAAAAGAATTGGGATCAATAAAGAAATGTTTCGCGCCCCTACTACCGAGATCAGAGTCGTTTTTGTTGGGCTGGGATTCATTGGTATCTTTTTGACCGTACTTGTCATTGTCCTGCTATTGTACTGA
- a CDS encoding ferredoxin family protein — translation MEGDQRMSQQGITDRLFTIRYKCDETSHLKIKNERLCMDCSTKSCTFICPSDVYEWNDEQKRPTISFENCLECGTCRIACPSENIDWTYMRGGYGIAYRYG, via the coding sequence ATGGAGGGCGACCAACGGATGAGCCAACAAGGAATTACGGATCGATTGTTCACGATACGCTACAAATGCGATGAAACGTCCCATTTAAAAATCAAGAATGAGCGATTATGCATGGATTGCTCGACGAAAAGCTGTACCTTTATATGCCCATCGGATGTATACGAATGGAATGATGAACAGAAGAGACCGACTATTTCATTCGAAAATTGCCTGGAATGCGGTACATGCCGAATCGCCTGTCCGTCTGAAAATATTGATTGGACTTATATGAGGGGCGGATATGGCATTGCTTATCGATATGGCTAA